One window from the genome of Cricetulus griseus strain 17A/GY chromosome 2, alternate assembly CriGri-PICRH-1.0, whole genome shotgun sequence encodes:
- the Nup43 gene encoding nucleoporin Nup43 yields the protein MEEIYAKFVSQKISKTRWRPVPSGSLQTAETFATGSWDNEENCVSLWSIGDFGNLDSDGGFEGDHQLLCDIRHHGDVMDLQFFDQERIVAASSTGCVTVFLHHPNNQTLSVNQQWPAAHHHTGPGSPSYSSAPCTGIVCDNPEIVTVGEDGRINLFRVDHKEAVRTIDNADSSTLHAVTFLRTPEIVTVNSIGQLKIWDFRQQGSEPCQILSLTGDRVPLHCVDRHPNQQHVVATGGQDGMLSIWDVRQGTMPVSLLKAHEAEMWEVHFHPSNPDHLFTCSEDGSLWHWDASTNGPEKSSLFYQGGRSSTFLSHSISNQASVHQSLISSWLSTDPAKDRIEITSLLPSRTLSVNSLDVLGPCLVCGTDAEAIYVTRQLFS from the exons ATGGAGGAAATTTATGCTAAGTTCGTGTCTCAGAAAATTAGCAAGACCCGCTGGCGGCCAGTGCCTTCTGGGAGCCTGCAGACCGCAGAGACCTTCGCTACGGGCTCTTGGGACAATGAG GAAAACTGCGTTTCACTGTGGTCTATTGGAGATTTTGGGAATTTGGATTCTGACGGAGGGTTTGAAGGAGACCATCAATTACTGTGCGATATCAGACATCATGGTGATGTCATGGATTTACAG ttttttgatCAGGAAAGAATCGTAGCTGCTTCGTCAACAGGATGTGTAACAGTGTTTCTTCATCATCCAAATAACCAG ACTCTGTCAGTCAATCAGCAGTGGCCAGCAGCTCACCACCATACAGGTCCTGGCAGTCCTTCCTATAGCAGTGCACCATGTACAGGGATTGTGTGCGACAACCCAGAAATTGTCACTGTTGGAGAGGATGGTCGAATAAATCTCTTCAGAGTTGATCATAAGGAGGCCGTAAGAACTATAG ATAATGCGGACAGCAGTACACTCCATGCTGTAACCTTTCTTCGAACTCCTGAGATTGTTACAGTAAACTCAATTGGACAGTTAAAAATATGGGATTTCAGACAACAAGGAAGTGAGCCCTGTCAGATATTATCACT aactGGTGACCGAGTACCACTCCACTGTGTTGACAGACATCCCAACCAGCAGCATGTTGTAGCTACTGGTGGCCAGGATGGGATGTTGAGTATTTGGGATGTTAGACAAGGCACCATGCCAGTGTCTTTACTTAAGGCTCATGAGGCTGAAA TGTGGGAGGTTCACTTCCACCCATCCAACCCGGATCATCTGTTTACTTGTTCTGAAGATGGGTCCCTCTGGCATTGGGATGCCTCCACAAATGGACCAGAAAAGTCTTCTCTCTTTTACCAAG gaggaagaagcagtACTTTCCTGTCTCATAGCATAAGTAACCAGGCCAGTGTTCACCAGTCTCTAATAAGTTCCTGGCTCAGCACAGATCCTGCCAAAGACCGCATTGAAATCACAAGCTTGCTTCCCAGCAGGACTCTATCTGTAAACAGTTTGGATGTTTTAGGTCCCTGTCTTGTTTGTGggactgatgcagaagccatttATGTTACCAGACAACTATTTTCATGA